In a single window of the Stigmatopora nigra isolate UIUO_SnigA chromosome 7, RoL_Snig_1.1, whole genome shotgun sequence genome:
- the ube2s gene encoding ubiquitin-conjugating enzyme E2 S: MNSNVENLPPHVLRLVYKEVSALAADPPEGIKIYPSDEDITELHTAIEGPEGTPFVGGIFRMRLVLGKDFPAVPPKGYFLTKIFHPNVGHKGEICVNVLKRDWKAELGLRHVLLTIKCLLIHPNPESALNEEAGRLLLEDYTEYEARARLLTEIHAMTGPAGSSGASPEANDGPQPKKHAGDLAKRTGGGANGGGVVLPAVPAALGNGASSSSPINNIAVKKKADKKRALRRL; the protein is encoded by the exons ATG AACTCCAATGTGGAGAATTTACCCCCTCATGTTCTACGCCTGGTGTACAAAGAAGTTTCCGCCTTAGCCGCAGACCCCCCAGAAGGAATTAAGATCTACCCCAGCGACGAAGATATAACCGAACTTCATACCGCCATCGAAGGACCCG AGGGGACGCCGTTCGTCGGCGGCATTTTCCGAATGCGCCTGGTCCTCGGGAAGGACTTCCCCGCCGTTCCACCCAAAGGGTATTTCCTCACCAAGATTTTTCATCCCAACGTGGGCCACAAAGGAGAAATCTGCGTCAATGTTTTGAAGAGGGATTGGAAGGCGGAACTGGGGCTCAGGCACGTTTTGTTG ACCATCAAATGTCTCCTCATCCACCCCAACCCGGAATCGGCCCTCAACGAGGAAGCGGGACGCCTACTCCTGGAGGACTATACGGAATACGAAGCCCGCGCCCGCCTCCTCACGGAAATCCACGCCATGACGGGACCCGCCGGCTCCTCGGGGGCCTCGCCGGAAGCTAACGACGGACCCCAGCCCAAGAAACACGCTGGCGACCTGGCCAAGAGGACGGGAGGCGGAGCTAACGGCGGAGGCGTGGTCTTACCCGCCGTGCCCGCCGCTCTTGGAAACGGCGCCAGCAGTAGTAGCCCCATCAATAACATAGCGGTAAAAAAGAAAGCGGATAAAAAGCGCGCCTTGAGGCGACTTTAA